From the genome of Candidatus Palauibacter australiensis, one region includes:
- a CDS encoding DMT family transporter translates to MRKITRGLLVVFLASLGYGALPIFAKLALAEGVEVLPLLAWRFLLGSGFLWIFVAATGRPRPPRGRRTGLVLLGLLYALNSVCYMLGLDRLPASVATLVLFTYPAMTVLLARFWVGERLTPRRIAALALTTAGCALTVGTGLGGGDALGVGLVMLAVVFLALWIVRSHGVFADLPPISATATALTSTAIAISAAGLATGGIGVPLAPAPLLLLGAIGLFSTAVPITAFLIGIQWIGPGRAATAATMEPAVTLALAAAVLGDRLSAGQWLGAALILAGVLSLRLEPRSDIADGHP, encoded by the coding sequence ATGCGCAAGATCACTCGGGGCCTCCTCGTCGTATTCCTTGCCTCCCTCGGGTACGGGGCCCTGCCGATCTTCGCCAAGCTCGCACTCGCGGAGGGCGTCGAGGTGCTGCCGCTGCTCGCTTGGCGCTTCCTGCTCGGGAGCGGGTTTCTGTGGATCTTCGTGGCCGCCACGGGGCGCCCCCGGCCCCCGCGCGGACGACGGACCGGCCTCGTCCTGCTCGGTCTGCTGTACGCGCTTAACTCAGTGTGCTACATGCTGGGCCTCGACCGCCTGCCGGCGTCGGTCGCGACGCTCGTCCTGTTCACCTATCCGGCGATGACCGTGCTCCTGGCGCGGTTCTGGGTCGGCGAACGACTGACTCCGCGTCGCATCGCCGCGCTGGCGCTCACGACCGCCGGGTGCGCGCTGACCGTCGGCACGGGACTCGGAGGGGGGGATGCGCTGGGCGTGGGACTCGTCATGCTCGCGGTCGTGTTCCTGGCCCTGTGGATCGTGCGGAGCCACGGCGTCTTCGCCGATTTACCACCCATCTCCGCCACGGCCACGGCCCTGACATCCACCGCCATCGCGATCTCGGCAGCCGGGCTGGCCACGGGAGGCATCGGCGTGCCGCTCGCGCCCGCCCCGCTGCTCCTCCTGGGCGCGATCGGCCTCTTCTCGACCGCCGTCCCCATCACGGCGTTCCTGATCGGGATCCAGTGGATCGGCCCGGGCCGGGCGGCGACCGCCGCCACCATGGAGCCCGCCGTGACCCTCGCGCTCGCCGCCGCCGTGCTCGGCGACCGTCTCTCGGCCGGACAGTGGCTCGGCGCCGCGCTCATCCTCGCCGGAGTCCTCTCGCTCCGGCTGGAACCTCGCTCGGACATCGCCGATGGCCACCCCTAA
- a CDS encoding RNA polymerase sigma factor: MIEPNGKSREHRPDARAEGQLSAGVEADVRAATFGDAEAFERLYRAHVTRVYGLACRMAGSERADELTQDVFVRAWEKLGTFRGESAFSSWLYRLAVNLLCSRLRALKLQREREMANEIPLAVARARHDSIEIRLDFEVALERLPDGAREVFVLHDVEGYKHREIAEQLAITAGTSKSQLHRARMILRRHLER, encoded by the coding sequence GTGATCGAACCGAACGGCAAATCCCGGGAGCACAGGCCGGACGCGCGGGCGGAGGGGCAGCTTTCCGCCGGCGTCGAGGCGGACGTGCGGGCGGCGACGTTCGGGGATGCCGAGGCGTTCGAGCGCCTCTACCGTGCCCACGTGACGCGGGTCTATGGGCTCGCGTGCCGCATGGCCGGGAGCGAACGGGCGGACGAACTCACGCAGGATGTGTTCGTGCGGGCGTGGGAGAAACTCGGGACGTTCCGCGGCGAATCGGCCTTCAGTTCATGGCTTTACCGGTTGGCGGTGAACCTCCTGTGCAGCCGGCTGCGAGCGCTGAAGCTGCAACGGGAACGGGAGATGGCGAACGAGATTCCACTGGCGGTGGCCCGGGCGCGGCACGACAGCATCGAGATCCGCCTCGACTTCGAGGTCGCGCTCGAACGGCTCCCGGATGGGGCGCGCGAGGTCTTCGTCCTGCACGATGTCGAGGGCTACAAGCACCGCGAGATCGCGGAGCAGTTGGCCATCACGGCCGGCACGTCCAAGTCCCAGCTGCACCGGGCGCGGATGATTCTGAGACGGCACCTGGAGAGGTAG
- a CDS encoding cyclase family protein encodes MTISELSRTAAAALVGCAAAGCSVWVETPGETPAASEDAAVEAPGPLDLEGYDLVDLSHAFGDETVYWPTDTAGFALQELAFGETEGGYFYSAYSLATAEHGGTHIDAPIHFLEGGPDIAAIPLRRLIGPAAVIDVTAQAAEDADYRLTVADVEAHEAEHGPIEPGSIVLLRTGWSARWPDALSYLGDDTPGDASQLHFPSYGEAAARLLVEERGAAALGADVASIDYGPSTDFIVHRIVAAANAPGLENLTNLDRLPARGATVIALPMKISGGSGAPLRAVALVPPSN; translated from the coding sequence ATGACGATTTCGGAGCTTTCGCGCACGGCGGCGGCCGCCCTCGTCGGGTGCGCGGCGGCGGGCTGTTCGGTCTGGGTGGAGACGCCCGGCGAAACGCCGGCTGCCTCGGAGGACGCGGCCGTCGAAGCTCCGGGACCGCTCGACCTGGAGGGCTACGACCTTGTCGACCTCAGCCACGCCTTCGGCGACGAGACGGTCTACTGGCCGACGGACACCGCCGGGTTCGCGCTGCAGGAACTGGCCTTCGGCGAGACCGAGGGCGGCTACTTCTACTCCGCCTACTCCCTGGCGACGGCCGAACACGGCGGCACCCACATCGATGCGCCCATCCATTTCCTCGAGGGAGGGCCCGACATCGCAGCGATCCCGCTCAGGCGGCTCATCGGCCCGGCGGCGGTGATCGACGTGACCGCCCAGGCGGCCGAGGACGCCGACTACCGGCTGACCGTCGCCGATGTGGAGGCGCACGAGGCGGAGCACGGCCCGATCGAGCCCGGGAGCATCGTCCTCCTTCGCACGGGGTGGAGCGCGCGCTGGCCCGACGCCCTCTCCTACCTCGGCGACGACACGCCTGGCGACGCGTCGCAACTCCACTTCCCGAGCTACGGCGAGGCCGCCGCGCGCCTCCTTGTCGAGGAGCGTGGAGCCGCCGCCCTCGGAGCCGACGTCGCCTCCATCGACTACGGACCCTCGACCGATTTCATCGTACATCGGATCGTTGCCGCGGCGAACGCGCCCGGTCTCGAGAATCTCACGAACCTCGACCGCCTTCCGGCCCGCGGCGCGACGGTCATCGCACTGCCGATGAAGATCTCGGGAGGATCGGGCGCCCCCCTGCGCGCGGTCGCGCTCGTGCCGCCTTCGAATTGA